One genomic segment of Manis javanica isolate MJ-LG chromosome 7, MJ_LKY, whole genome shotgun sequence includes these proteins:
- the PPP1R3C gene encoding protein phosphatase 1 regulatory subunit 3C, whose product MSCTRMIQVLDPRPLTGSVMPVDVAMRLCLAHSPPLKSFLGPYDDFQRRNFVNKLKPLKPCLNIKQEAKSQNNWKRSHNQAKKRVVFADSKGLSLTAIHVFSDLPEEPSWDLQFDLLDLNDISSSLKLHEEKNLILDFPQPSTDYLSFRSHFQKNFVCLENCSLQERTVTGTVKVKNVSFEKKVQIRITFDTWKSYTDIDCVYMKNVYGGSDSDTFSFAIDLPSVIPTEEKIEFCISYHTSGQVFWDNNEGQNYRIVHAQWKPDGVQTQMASQDCAFHRLPPKTELESTIFGSPRLASGLFPEWQSWGRMENLAPYR is encoded by the exons ATGAGCTGCACCAG aaTGATCCAGGTTTTAGATCCACGGCCGTTGACAGGTTCAGTCATGCCAGTGGACGTGGCCATGAGGCTTTGCTTGGCTCATTCCCCACCTCTGAAGAGTTTCCTGGGCCCTTATGATgacttccaaagaagaaattttgtGAACAAATTAAAGCCTCTGAAGCCGTGCCTCAATATAAAACAGGAAGCCAAGTCACAGAACAACTGGAAGCGTTCACACAACCAAGCCAAGAAGCGGGTTGTGTTCGCTGACTCCAAGGGCCTCTCTCTCACTGCCATCCATGTCTTCTCAGACCTCCCAGAAGAACCATCGTGGGATCTCCAGTTTGACCTCTTGGACCTTAATGATATCTCCTCCAGCTTAAAACTCCATGAGGAGAAAAACTTGATTTTAGATTTCCCTCAGCCTTCAACTGATTACTTAAGTTTTCGCAGCCACTTTCAGAAGAACTTTGTTTGTCTGGAGAACTGCTCTTTACAAGAGCGAACAGTGACGGGGACTGTGAAAGTGAAAAATGTGAGCTTTGAGAAGAAGGTTCAGATCCGAATCACTTTTGATACTTGGAAAAGCTACACTGATATAGACTGTGTCTACATGAAGAATGTGTATGGTGGCTCAGATAGTGACACCTTCTCATTTGCCATTGACTTACCCTCTGTCATTCCAACTGAGGAGAAAATTGAGTTCTGCATTTCTTACCATACTAGTGGGCAGGTCTTCTGGGACAACAATGAGGGTCAGAATTATAGAATTGTCCATGCACAGTGGAAACCTGATGGAGTGCAGACACAGATGGCATCCCAGGACTGTGCATTCCACCGGTTGCCCCCCAAAACAGAGTTGGAGTCAACAATCTTTGGCAGTCCAAGGCTGGCCAGTGGGCTTTTCCCAgaatggcagagctgggggagAATGGAGAACTTGGCCCCTTACCGATGA